The following proteins are encoded in a genomic region of Clostridium kluyveri:
- a CDS encoding NCS2 family permease — protein MNVEKTKLDSFFKLTENNTSVKTEIIAGITTFITMAYIIFVNPNILMQSGMNSRGLMGDAAVKAGLSVANDPLVASVFAATCIAAAIGTLIMALYANLPFAQAPGMGLNAFFTYSVCLGMGYTWQQALAAVFVSGVIFIIITVTSIREKIVDAIPRNLKFAISGGIGLFIALIGLKNSGIIISDPATLVAFGKLTSPGVLLAIIGILITAVLMARNVKGSILIGIILTTIIGIPFGVTHLAGIKVISAPPSLAPTFLAFDFKGLFSVEAGVIGAITSVLTVIITFTLVDLFDTIGTLVGTAEKAGMVDENGKFKNMHKALFSDSIATTVGSVLGTSTVVTYVESTSGVSTGGRTGLTSATVGILFILALFFSGIVGIVPTQATAPALIIVGVLMMGAVTKIDFNDFSEALPAFFAIAFMPFSYSIANGIAAAVIFYPIVKIATGKYKEVHPIIYVLAILFIFRFAMLA, from the coding sequence ATGAATGTTGAAAAAACCAAGCTGGACTCATTTTTTAAGTTAACAGAAAATAATACCAGTGTAAAGACAGAAATTATAGCGGGAATCACCACCTTTATAACTATGGCCTACATAATTTTTGTAAATCCCAATATACTTATGCAATCAGGGATGAATTCTCGGGGACTTATGGGAGATGCAGCTGTAAAAGCTGGATTATCCGTAGCAAATGATCCTCTGGTGGCTTCTGTATTTGCGGCTACCTGTATAGCTGCGGCAATAGGAACTCTTATTATGGCACTCTATGCAAATCTTCCTTTTGCACAGGCACCGGGAATGGGGTTAAATGCATTTTTCACTTATAGTGTTTGTTTAGGTATGGGATATACATGGCAGCAAGCTCTGGCAGCAGTCTTTGTTTCGGGAGTAATTTTTATAATAATTACTGTAACTTCTATAAGAGAAAAAATTGTTGATGCCATTCCACGAAATTTAAAATTTGCCATATCAGGCGGTATTGGACTTTTTATAGCCCTAATAGGTCTTAAAAATTCAGGTATTATAATATCGGATCCTGCTACATTGGTTGCTTTTGGAAAATTGACTAGTCCTGGAGTACTGCTCGCTATTATAGGTATTTTAATTACAGCTGTACTTATGGCAAGGAATGTTAAAGGGTCAATATTGATTGGGATAATTTTAACTACAATAATTGGCATACCTTTTGGAGTAACCCATCTTGCTGGAATAAAGGTAATAAGTGCGCCACCTTCACTGGCACCTACATTTCTAGCTTTTGATTTTAAAGGTCTCTTTAGTGTGGAAGCAGGAGTAATAGGGGCCATTACCAGTGTACTTACAGTAATCATTACATTTACTTTAGTTGATTTATTTGATACTATAGGAACTTTGGTTGGAACAGCTGAAAAAGCAGGTATGGTTGATGAAAATGGAAAGTTCAAGAACATGCATAAAGCTCTTTTTTCAGATTCAATAGCAACTACTGTTGGCTCAGTGCTTGGAACCAGTACTGTTGTTACATATGTAGAATCTACATCAGGGGTGTCAACAGGTGGAAGAACAGGACTTACTTCTGCTACAGTAGGAATATTATTCATACTTGCATTGTTTTTCTCAGGGATAGTTGGAATAGTTCCAACACAAGCTACAGCTCCAGCGCTTATAATTGTAGGAGTGCTTATGATGGGAGCAGTTACTAAAATAGATTTTAATGATTTTTCAGAAGCGCTTCCGGCTTTCTTTGCTATAGCATTCATGCCATTTAGTTATAGCATAGCAAATGGTATAGCTGCTGCGGTAATATTCTATCCAATAGTTAAGATTGCTACAGGAAAATACAAGGAAGTTCATCCTATAATATATGTACTTGCAATATTATTTATATTTAGATTTGCCATGCTGGCATAA
- the purH gene encoding bifunctional phosphoribosylaminoimidazolecarboxamide formyltransferase/IMP cyclohydrolase: protein MINRALISVYNKEGLLELAQFLKNKGVELISTGGTYKYLEQNDIQVTEVSKITGFDEILDGRVKTLHPVIHSGILAKRDNKEHMDTIAKKDIFPIDMVVVNLYPFFDKVDDNITFEEKVEFIDIGGPTMIRAAAKNFKDVIVVTDVGDYSKLIEEIDSKGDVPYDFRKRLAGKVFNLMSAYDGAISNFLLEEEYPEYLSLSYKKMDNLRYGENPHQSAAYYTATAGTAPMKDFTQLNGKQLSYNNIKDMDIAWKVVNEFEEICCVAVKHNTPCGVALGKDLYEAYVKTYECDPTSIFGGIIAVNRKLDVKTAEEISKIFVEIVIAPDFDEEALKVLMEKKNLRIIKCSVKPTNSMEIAKVDGGILVQSADDKLVENMEVVTDEKPSKEEIDNLIFGMKVCKYVKSNAIVVVKDFMAKGIGGGQVNRIWPTCHALDRAGDGVVLASDAFFPFNDVVCEAAKYGIKAIIQPGGSVRDKDSIEECNKNGISMVFTGVRHFKH, encoded by the coding sequence ATGATAAATCGTGCATTAATAAGTGTTTATAATAAAGAAGGCTTATTGGAGTTGGCACAATTTTTAAAAAATAAAGGAGTGGAGTTAATATCCACAGGAGGTACCTATAAGTACCTGGAACAAAATGATATACAGGTTACAGAAGTGTCAAAAATTACAGGTTTTGATGAAATATTAGATGGAAGGGTAAAAACTCTTCATCCAGTTATACATTCAGGTATACTTGCCAAAAGAGATAATAAAGAACATATGGATACCATAGCTAAAAAGGATATTTTTCCTATAGATATGGTAGTAGTAAACTTGTATCCTTTCTTTGATAAAGTAGATGACAATATTACCTTTGAGGAAAAGGTGGAATTTATAGATATAGGCGGGCCTACCATGATAAGGGCTGCTGCTAAAAATTTTAAGGACGTAATAGTAGTTACAGATGTAGGAGACTACTCAAAATTAATTGAAGAAATAGATTCAAAGGGAGATGTACCCTATGACTTTAGAAAAAGATTGGCGGGAAAAGTATTTAATTTAATGTCTGCTTATGACGGGGCTATAAGCAATTTTCTGCTGGAAGAAGAGTATCCCGAATATTTAAGTCTTTCTTATAAAAAGATGGATAATTTAAGATATGGAGAAAATCCACACCAGAGTGCAGCTTATTATACTGCCACAGCAGGAACTGCCCCTATGAAAGATTTTACCCAGCTAAATGGTAAACAGCTTTCATATAATAACATAAAAGATATGGATATAGCCTGGAAAGTAGTAAATGAATTTGAAGAAATATGCTGTGTGGCAGTTAAACATAACACTCCTTGTGGTGTGGCACTTGGAAAAGATCTGTATGAAGCTTATGTTAAAACCTATGAATGTGACCCTACCTCGATTTTTGGAGGAATTATAGCTGTAAATAGAAAATTGGATGTAAAAACTGCAGAGGAAATATCAAAAATTTTTGTTGAAATAGTTATTGCACCGGATTTTGATGAAGAAGCTTTAAAAGTATTGATGGAAAAGAAAAATTTGAGAATAATTAAATGCAGTGTAAAACCAACTAATAGTATGGAAATAGCTAAAGTAGATGGAGGAATACTGGTGCAGTCTGCGGACGACAAACTAGTAGAAAACATGGAAGTAGTTACGGATGAAAAACCTTCAAAAGAGGAAATAGATAATTTGATTTTTGGAATGAAAGTATGTAAATATGTAAAATCAAATGCCATTGTAGTAGTTAAGGATTTTATGGCTAAAGGTATTGGGGGAGGCCAGGTGAATAGAATATGGCCTACTTGTCATGCACTGGATAGGGCAGGAGATGGAGTAGTACTTGCATCTGATGCATTTTTCCCATTTAATGATGTAGTTTGTGAAGCTGCAAAATACGGAATAAAGGCAATAATTCAGCCAGGAGGTTCTGTAAGAGATAAGGACTCCATAGAAGAATGCAATAAAAATGGAATATCAATGGTATTTACAGGGGTAAGACATTTTAAACATTAA
- the purF gene encoding amidophosphoribosyltransferase, which produces MSGLNEQFNECSCIDMEEDKFKDECGVFGVFSKNNIDVASLTYYGLYALQHRGQESAGIVVSDGSELKYHKEMGLVSDVFHRELLNGLKGNSAIGHVRYSTAGASSLNNAQPLIAQYKLGSIAIAHNGNLVNADIIRDLLEEAGYIFQTSIDTEIILSLIARGSKKDIGKAVVDAVQAVKGSYATVILTENELIGVRDPNGIRPLCMGELNGDYILCSESCALDSIGANFIRDVEPGEIVIINKEGVTSINFAEKTKCETCSFEYIYFARPDSTIDGINVYTSRLKAGRILYRENPVEADVVIGVPDSGIPAAIGYSEESGIPYGIGFIKNKYVGRTFISPSKELRSKAVAVKLNPLKVNVEGKRVIIVDDSIVRGTTSKKLVEILRRAGATEVHFRVSSPVVKYPCYFGIDTPYRNELIGSNAKLEEIRDEIGADSLGYISIDGILEALDYGDDENKGYCLGCFSGVYPISAPMEKNKNYLE; this is translated from the coding sequence ATGAGTGGTTTAAATGAGCAATTTAATGAGTGCTCCTGCATTGATATGGAAGAAGATAAATTTAAGGATGAGTGTGGAGTATTTGGGGTATTTTCTAAAAATAATATAGACGTGGCATCTTTGACCTACTATGGCCTTTATGCTCTTCAACATAGAGGGCAGGAAAGTGCAGGAATTGTAGTTTCAGATGGAAGTGAATTAAAGTATCATAAGGAAATGGGATTGGTTTCTGATGTATTTCACAGGGAATTGTTAAATGGACTAAAGGGTAATAGTGCAATAGGACACGTTAGATATTCTACTGCAGGAGCTAGTAGTTTGAATAATGCACAACCTCTTATAGCACAGTATAAATTAGGTTCTATTGCTATAGCCCACAATGGAAATTTAGTAAATGCGGATATTATAAGGGATCTTCTAGAAGAAGCAGGATATATCTTTCAAACATCTATAGACACAGAAATTATTTTAAGCCTTATTGCAAGGGGATCAAAAAAAGATATAGGAAAAGCTGTAGTAGATGCAGTACAGGCGGTTAAAGGTTCCTATGCCACTGTAATTTTAACAGAAAATGAGCTTATAGGGGTAAGAGATCCAAATGGAATAAGGCCGCTTTGTATGGGAGAATTGAATGGAGATTACATACTCTGTTCCGAAAGTTGTGCCCTGGATTCCATAGGTGCTAATTTTATAAGGGATGTAGAGCCGGGAGAAATTGTTATAATAAATAAAGAGGGGGTTACATCCATAAATTTTGCAGAAAAGACAAAATGTGAAACCTGTTCTTTTGAATATATATATTTTGCAAGACCGGATAGTACCATAGATGGAATAAATGTATATACTTCAAGACTGAAAGCTGGAAGAATACTTTACAGGGAAAATCCAGTAGAAGCAGATGTGGTAATCGGGGTTCCTGACTCTGGCATACCAGCTGCCATAGGATATTCAGAAGAATCAGGAATACCCTATGGTATAGGTTTTATAAAAAATAAATATGTGGGAAGAACTTTTATATCTCCTTCTAAAGAACTTAGATCTAAAGCAGTGGCTGTAAAACTTAATCCTCTTAAAGTAAATGTAGAAGGTAAAAGGGTGATAATTGTAGATGATTCAATAGTTAGAGGTACTACCAGTAAAAAACTTGTGGAAATATTGAGAAGAGCAGGAGCTACAGAAGTGCATTTTAGAGTTTCTTCCCCTGTAGTTAAATATCCCTGTTATTTTGGTATTGATACTCCTTACAGGAATGAACTTATAGGTTCCAATGCTAAATTAGAAGAAATAAGAGATGAAATAGGAGCGGACAGCCTTGGATATATAAGTATAGATGGAATTTTGGAAGCTCTTGATTATGGTGATGATGAAAATAAGGGATATTGTCTTGGATGTTTTAGTGGGGTATATCCTATATCAGCCCCTATGGAGAAAAATAAAAATTATTTAGAGTAA
- the purN gene encoding phosphoribosylglycinamide formyltransferase has translation MFKIAVLASGGGTDFQSIIDAVHSGYLKNCIIDILISDRPGVYALERAKKNNIEYHVLDRKIYKSNISDEILKLLHNRVELIVCAGWLSILKGNLISKFKNKMINIHPSLIPSFCGDGMYGIKVHEKVLEHGVKISGCTVHFVDEGTDSGPIIFQEAVPVYFEDTPEELQQRVLKEEHKALPKVIKLISEDKVVVEGKRVKIYK, from the coding sequence ATGTTTAAAATAGCAGTTTTGGCTTCAGGGGGAGGTACTGATTTTCAGTCCATAATAGATGCTGTCCATAGTGGGTATTTAAAAAATTGTATTATAGATATTTTAATAAGTGACAGGCCTGGAGTGTATGCTCTGGAAAGGGCAAAAAAAAATAATATTGAATATCACGTATTGGATAGAAAAATTTATAAATCTAATATCTCCGATGAAATACTGAAACTTTTACATAATAGAGTTGAATTAATAGTGTGTGCAGGCTGGCTTTCTATACTAAAAGGTAATTTGATTTCAAAATTTAAAAATAAAATGATTAATATACATCCTTCCCTTATACCTTCCTTCTGTGGAGATGGCATGTATGGCATAAAGGTTCATGAAAAAGTACTGGAACATGGAGTTAAAATATCAGGGTGTACCGTACATTTTGTAGATGAAGGTACAGACAGCGGACCTATAATATTTCAGGAGGCAGTACCTGTATATTTTGAAGATACTCCAGAGGAACTTCAACAGAGGGTGCTAAAGGAGGAGCATAAAGCTCTTCCAAAGGTAATTAAGCTAATTTCTGAGGATAAAGTAGTAGTGGAAGGGAAAAGAGTAAAAATTTATAAATAA
- the purC gene encoding phosphoribosylaminoimidazolesuccinocarboxamide synthase: MKKGEMIYQGKAKKVYETDDKDKVIIYYKDDATAFNGEKKGQITDKGILNNNITSSLFELLEKNNIPTHFEKKLNDREQLCKKVDIIPLEVIVRNVAAGSMAKRLGLEEGTPLKTTVFELSYKDDSLGDPIINDYHAVAIGIATWDELKTIYDMTASINDILELFFRKLGIKLIDFKLEFGKFKDKIVLADEISPDTCRLWDAVTNEKLDKDRFRRDMGNVKEAYEEILRRISDN, translated from the coding sequence ATGAAAAAAGGAGAAATGATTTATCAGGGAAAAGCAAAAAAAGTGTATGAAACAGATGATAAGGATAAAGTAATAATTTATTATAAAGATGATGCTACAGCATTCAATGGTGAAAAAAAGGGACAGATTACTGATAAAGGAATACTTAATAATAATATTACTTCCAGTTTGTTTGAGCTGTTAGAAAAAAATAACATACCAACTCATTTTGAGAAAAAATTGAATGATAGAGAGCAGCTCTGTAAAAAAGTAGATATAATACCACTAGAGGTAATAGTGAGAAATGTAGCTGCAGGAAGTATGGCAAAAAGACTGGGTCTTGAAGAGGGAACACCTCTTAAAACTACTGTGTTTGAATTAAGCTATAAAGATGACAGTTTGGGAGACCCGATTATAAATGATTATCATGCAGTTGCAATAGGAATTGCCACCTGGGATGAACTTAAAACCATATATGACATGACAGCTTCCATAAATGATATACTTGAGTTGTTTTTTAGAAAACTAGGTATAAAACTTATAGACTTCAAATTAGAATTTGGAAAATTTAAAGATAAAATAGTGCTTGCAGATGAGATATCTCCAGATACCTGCAGATTATGGGATGCAGTAACCAATGAGAAATTGGATAAGGATAGATTCAGACGTGATATGGGAAATGTAAAGGAAGCTTATGAAGAAATACTAAGAAGAATAAGTGACAACTAA
- a CDS encoding GDSL-type esterase/lipase family protein: protein MKLICLGDSLTSGYGVFKEDCWVSLIRDLLKIEVLNKGINGDTMPGMSSRSYRDVVNNHPTHVIILGGSNDFMAGRRLKLVTDNLTEIIKESLNEGIIPIVGTEPIIDKTLAERKWDGTVDYDKINILLNHYRNWILDFCTKNNIYYIDLYTCFLEQLKTTDNSSLFIDGIHPTKTGHKLIAECILNFFRTL from the coding sequence ATGAAATTAATATGCCTAGGAGATAGTTTAACTTCGGGATATGGAGTCTTTAAAGAAGATTGTTGGGTATCTCTTATAAGGGATCTATTAAAAATTGAAGTTTTGAACAAAGGAATAAATGGAGATACCATGCCTGGAATGTCATCCCGTTCCTATAGAGATGTGGTTAATAATCATCCGACTCATGTAATTATACTTGGAGGCTCTAATGACTTTATGGCTGGCAGACGTCTAAAACTTGTAACAGACAATTTAACTGAAATAATAAAAGAATCTTTAAATGAAGGAATAATCCCTATAGTAGGCACAGAACCCATCATAGATAAAACACTGGCTGAAAGAAAATGGGACGGAACTGTAGATTATGATAAAATAAATATTCTACTGAACCATTATAGAAATTGGATATTGGACTTTTGCACCAAAAATAATATTTATTACATAGATCTTTATACCTGCTTTCTTGAACAATTAAAAACAACGGATAACAGCTCTCTATTTATAGATGGCATACACCCCACAAAAACAGGTCATAAATTAATAGCAGAATGTATCTTGAATTTTTTCAGAACTCTTTAG
- the purD gene encoding phosphoribosylamine--glycine ligase yields MKVLVIGSGGREHAICWKIAQNPKVDKIFCAPGNGGTHAEDKCTNIDITDIEELVNFALESEIDLTVVGPENPLIEGMVDKFRSKGLNIFGPTSKAAMLEGSKIYSKDFMKKYGIKTAEYGVFNDKDEALKYIKECEYPVVIKADGLAAGKGVSICKNYKEAQFTIEDFMVKDIFNGAGKNVVIEEFLEGVEASILTITDGKSIIPFMSAKDHKQIYDGGKGPNTGGMGAISPNPYCSKEVLKDFEKNIMNPTLKGIQQENLDYIGIIFFGIMITKKGIYLLEYNVRMGDPETQAVLPLMKSDLVELIEASLKRKLDKFDLQWEKGACCSVVAASKGYPGKYSTGFTIEGMENSNNIFAAGVKIKNGEFITSGGRVLSVYGLGDDLNKAIESAYNNLKEVSFQGMYFRTDIGR; encoded by the coding sequence GTGAAAGTACTCGTAATTGGTTCAGGAGGAAGGGAACATGCTATTTGCTGGAAAATAGCACAGAATCCCAAAGTAGATAAAATATTTTGTGCTCCTGGAAATGGTGGAACCCATGCGGAAGATAAATGTACTAATATAGATATAACAGACATAGAAGAGCTTGTAAACTTTGCACTTGAGTCAGAAATAGATTTAACTGTAGTAGGACCTGAAAACCCGCTTATAGAAGGTATGGTAGATAAATTTAGAAGTAAGGGATTGAATATATTTGGACCTACGTCAAAGGCTGCAATGCTTGAAGGAAGTAAAATTTATTCTAAGGATTTCATGAAGAAGTATGGGATTAAAACTGCAGAGTATGGTGTATTCAATGATAAAGATGAGGCTTTGAAATACATTAAAGAATGTGAATATCCAGTAGTTATAAAGGCAGATGGATTGGCAGCAGGAAAAGGTGTATCCATATGTAAAAATTATAAAGAAGCCCAGTTTACAATAGAGGATTTTATGGTTAAAGACATATTCAATGGGGCAGGAAAAAATGTAGTTATTGAAGAGTTTTTGGAGGGAGTGGAAGCTTCCATACTTACAATAACAGATGGAAAGAGTATTATTCCATTTATGTCTGCAAAGGATCATAAACAGATTTATGATGGGGGCAAGGGACCAAATACTGGAGGTATGGGGGCTATATCTCCAAACCCTTATTGTAGTAAGGAAGTATTAAAGGATTTTGAGAAAAATATAATGAATCCCACATTAAAGGGAATACAGCAGGAAAACTTGGATTATATAGGAATAATTTTCTTTGGAATTATGATAACTAAAAAAGGTATTTATCTTCTGGAATACAACGTAAGAATGGGTGATCCTGAAACCCAGGCAGTACTTCCTCTAATGAAAAGTGATTTGGTAGAGCTTATAGAAGCTTCCCTAAAAAGAAAACTTGACAAATTTGATTTACAGTGGGAAAAGGGTGCCTGCTGCTCGGTAGTAGCCGCCTCTAAAGGCTATCCGGGGAAATATAGTACTGGTTTTACCATAGAAGGTATGGAAAACTCAAATAATATTTTTGCAGCAGGAGTTAAAATAAAAAATGGAGAGTTTATAACATCTGGAGGAAGAGTTTTATCTGTCTACGGACTTGGAGATGATTTAAATAAGGCGATTGAATCAGCGTATAATAATTTGAAGGAAGTAAGTTTTCAAGGAATGTATTTTAGAACTGATATAGGACGATAA
- a CDS encoding YdcF family protein, with amino-acid sequence MKKCIKFVLYFIIVVFLFTLITEIQIIYFGKNAKPKKSDCIIVLGCRVYGSTPSPFLIWRLNKGLELYDKGYGDYIIVSGGKGPGENVSEAKAMKNYLVYKGVDSSRVIMEDKSMSTMENLSNSKKIMEEKGFKTAVIISNKYHLKRASLMAESHGIEGSYSGVFVYPYKNREITGYIREIPALWKYYLYKLFKIY; translated from the coding sequence ATGAAAAAATGTATTAAATTTGTATTGTATTTTATAATTGTTGTATTTTTATTCACTTTAATAACAGAAATTCAGATAATTTATTTTGGGAAAAATGCAAAACCTAAAAAATCAGATTGTATAATTGTGCTGGGATGCAGGGTTTATGGCAGCACTCCAAGTCCTTTTCTCATATGGAGGTTGAATAAAGGTCTTGAGCTTTATGATAAAGGCTATGGAGATTATATAATTGTTTCTGGGGGAAAAGGTCCGGGAGAAAATGTATCAGAAGCCAAAGCTATGAAGAATTATCTGGTGTATAAGGGAGTGGATTCATCAAGGGTAATAATGGAGGACAAATCTATGTCTACCATGGAGAATTTATCAAATTCTAAAAAGATAATGGAGGAGAAAGGTTTTAAAACTGCAGTAATAATATCTAATAAATATCATTTAAAAAGAGCATCTTTAATGGCTGAAAGCCATGGGATAGAGGGAAGTTATTCAGGAGTATTTGTGTATCCCTATAAGAACAGGGAAATTACAGGGTATATCAGGGAAATACCTGCCCTGTGGAAATATTATTTGTATAAACTTTTTAAAATATATTAA
- the purM gene encoding phosphoribosylformylglycinamidine cyclo-ligase, producing the protein MVTYKDSGVNIEEGYKSVKLMKEYSAQTFIPGVLNGLGSFAGMFELGKYKNPVLVSGTDGVGTKLKIAFEMKIYDTVGIDCVAMCVNDILCHGAKPLFFLDYLACSDLEAEVAAELVKGISKGCMDAGCALIGGETAEMPGFYSKGEYDMAGFAVGVVEKDNIINGSTVEEGDVLVGIASSGVHSNGYSLVRKLVDNFQVDFFGSALGEVLLTPTKIYVKPVLKLLEKFKIKAMAHITGGGFYENIPRMFKEDFTAVIDKNSFEMPEIFKYIMDLGVDEEHMYNTYNMGIGFVLCVDSKDAPNIIKDLNEMGEKAYIIGHVKRREKRVCLK; encoded by the coding sequence ATGGTAACATATAAGGATTCTGGTGTAAATATTGAAGAGGGGTATAAGTCTGTAAAACTTATGAAGGAATATTCTGCGCAGACTTTTATTCCAGGAGTTTTAAATGGACTTGGAAGCTTTGCAGGTATGTTTGAACTTGGCAAGTACAAAAATCCAGTACTTGTATCTGGAACAGATGGAGTTGGAACAAAGCTTAAAATAGCTTTTGAAATGAAAATATATGATACTGTAGGAATAGATTGCGTTGCCATGTGTGTTAATGATATTTTATGTCATGGTGCAAAACCACTGTTTTTTCTGGATTATTTGGCTTGTTCCGATTTAGAGGCAGAAGTAGCAGCGGAATTGGTTAAAGGAATATCGAAAGGATGCATGGATGCAGGTTGTGCACTAATTGGGGGAGAGACAGCTGAGATGCCGGGCTTTTACTCCAAAGGAGAATATGATATGGCAGGATTTGCTGTGGGAGTTGTGGAAAAAGACAATATAATAAATGGAAGTACTGTAGAAGAAGGAGATGTACTTGTTGGAATAGCCTCAAGTGGAGTACACAGCAATGGATACTCTTTGGTTAGGAAACTTGTAGATAACTTTCAAGTTGACTTCTTTGGAAGTGCCTTGGGCGAAGTGCTTTTAACTCCTACAAAGATATATGTAAAACCAGTCTTAAAACTTTTGGAGAAGTTTAAAATAAAAGCCATGGCTCACATAACAGGGGGAGGTTTTTATGAAAATATACCGAGAATGTTTAAAGAAGATTTTACAGCGGTTATAGATAAAAATAGTTTTGAGATGCCTGAGATATTTAAATATATAATGGATTTAGGTGTGGATGAGGAACATATGTACAATACTTATAATATGGGAATAGGCTTTGTACTTTGTGTAGATAGTAAAGATGCTCCAAATATAATAAAGGATTTGAATGAGATGGGGGAAAAAGCCTATATCATTGGACATGTGAAAAGAAGGGAAAAAAGGGTATGTTTAAAATAG
- the purE gene encoding 5-(carboxyamino)imidazole ribonucleotide mutase, whose product MKVAIIFGSKSDIEKMKGAAKALKEFNIGYEAFILSAHRVPEELLQTIEKLERENCECIIAGAGLAAHLPGVIASKTVIPVIGVPLNAALSGLDSLFSIVQMPKSIPVATVGINNSYNGGMLAVQILALKYPEIREKLVEYRKNMKEKFIMENGEGVEL is encoded by the coding sequence ATGAAAGTTGCAATTATATTTGGCAGTAAATCTGATATAGAAAAGATGAAAGGTGCTGCTAAAGCCTTAAAAGAATTTAATATTGGTTATGAGGCTTTTATTTTGTCGGCACATAGAGTACCTGAAGAGCTTTTACAGACTATAGAGAAATTAGAGAGGGAAAATTGTGAATGTATTATTGCCGGTGCTGGACTTGCGGCTCACCTTCCAGGAGTCATAGCATCTAAAACTGTTATTCCTGTTATAGGAGTTCCACTGAATGCAGCACTTTCTGGGCTTGATTCTCTTTTTTCAATAGTTCAGATGCCAAAATCCATACCTGTAGCTACTGTTGGAATAAATAACAGTTATAATGGAGGTATGCTGGCAGTACAAATTTTAGCACTTAAGTATCCTGAAATTAGAGAAAAATTGGTTGAGTATAGAAAAAATATGAAAGAAAAATTTATAATGGAAAATGGAGAAGGGGTTGAATTGTAA